A region of the Streptococcus suis genome:
ATTCTCAACGCTCCTGAACTCAAGGCCACTGTCTTGCCAGATGAATTTTTATTGTCACATTCCTTGCAAGCCTTTGATACCAATGGGGAGCTCATTGATTTAGAAACTAGTCAAAAACTGGATGCCATCTTTGATGACTTCCGCCTCTTTGTCACCATGACTGGCAAGCTGTCTAACGCAAAAAAATTACTCCAAAAAGAAGCTGAAAACTTCGATTGGGAAAACCTGTAAGAGAGGAATATACTATGAAATTTGTCGGAATTGTTGGATCAAATGCAGATCAATCTTATAACCGCATGCTATTGCAATTCATTCAACGCCACTTTAAAGTGAAGTTTGAACTAGAACTTTTGGAAATCAAAGATGTTCCAATGTTCAATCAGGACGAAGACCAGTCTGATTGTTTTGCAATTCAATACCTTTACAACAAAATCACCCGTGCTGACGGGGTCATTATTGCTACCCCTGAGCACAATCATACTATTACCCCTGCCCTTAAGAGTACTCTGGAATGGCTCAGCTTTAATTTGCACCCATTCGAAAATAAACCAGTTATGATTATCGGGGCATCTTACTACGATCAAGGAACTTCTCGTGCCCAAGTTCACCTACGGAAAATTTTAGATGCACCAGGTGTCAATGCTTACACACTACCAGGTAATGAATTCCTCCTTGGTAAGGCCAAAGAAGCTTTTGACGATAAGGGCAATATCATCAATGAAGGCACCGTGAAATTCTTAGAAAGCTGTCTAGACAACTTTATCAAGTATGTCGGTGTTGTATCCAAATTGAAAAAACCAAAACCAATCGCACCAGAAGATTTGGACTGTGGAAAGCCGATTGCGACGACCATCACTGGTGTGGATCCCGATGATCCAGATTGGCTAGAAAAGGCTTCTAAATTGGTTAACGCAGTTGAGGGAGACACCTATGTTAAACTGGACAATGGTCTGTTGACCGTTAACCAACTCAATATGTTCCTCAATGCGATGCCATTTGAATTGACCTATGCAGATGATAATAACCAGTTCCTCTACTACAACAATAGTCACCAAGAACCTGATACCATGTTGGGTAAACGGGTACTTGCTCAAGTAGGAAATCGCCTGTCAACTGTCCACGGTACGCTACCTCCTGCCCGCATGAAGAATGTTGAATGGGTTGTCGGTACCTTGCGTAATGGTAACCAGGAATATGTTCGTACCATTGTACCCGGTACCCCTGCTGAAATTATCAACACCCACAACTACCAAGCTATGTACTATCCTGACGGATCCTACGCTGGTATCAATGAAATTATCTTTAATTTCAAACCATGGCTAGATTGGTATCTTGAAGCTACTGGTCAACGCTTGGTTGGTGGTTCGGGAACTGCCGCAGCTCCTGCACATGTTGACGCAACCTCTGGTGCATCAGATGCTGGTAGTGCCCCTGCTACTTCCACACCGACAGATGCAGATTCTGGTGCATCCGCTCACTAATCGTTCACATATAGAGGCTGGGCAGAAAGCCCAGCACCTCTTCTCAGAGTTCGTGTCAACATCTCAGCGCAGTGGTTGATTGGCAGATTTGTTCGTTTTTTACACTCCAAATCTGGCCTCTACGACTGATGCGAACAGAGTTCGCTTCATTTCCAACCTCCAACTGTCTCCCAGACAGTTGGAGCTGTACGGGGGTGGGAGTAAAATAGTCCAGTGGACTATTTTAGCCCGAACCTACTGTTTGGAAGCGAGGGGAACTCTTTTTAGACTGGTCGAGTTCTTTCCCACTCCCATATTTTTCAAACAAAACATTGATATTGATTTCACAAGGAGTTCCTATGTCACCATTTCAAGAAAAAATTTCAGCTGCAGTTTCAAAAAAAGAAGCCCTTTTTGACGAAAGTCTAGGCCGCTATGCCTTGCGTTCTATGTATGCAGGAGCCTACCTGACTATGTCAACAGCTGTCGGTATTATCGGAGCAGACGTTATTGCCAGTCAATTTCCAAGTTTGTCGCGCTTTGTCTTTACCTTCATCTTTGCTATTGGGCTGGTTTTTGTTCTTATTTTTGGTGGTGAATTAGCCACATCTAACATGATGTATCTCACAACTGGTGCCTACTATAAGCAAATTAGCTGGAAAAAAGTGACACTGATGCTGCTATACTGTACTTTCTTTAACTTTGTAGGCGCTACTATTCTAGCCTGGCTCTTCAATCAGTCCTTCTCCTACCTCAATCTCTCTGATAAGAGCTTTGTCGTCAATGCCGTTACCATCAAACTTGGAAAATCTGACTGGAGTAATTTTATTGAAGGGATCACGGCTAATATGTTTGTAAATATGGCAATACTTGGCTTCATGCTCATCAAAGAACAGTCTGCTAAGTTCTTTGTCATCATTTCCTCCATTTTTATGTTCGTTTTCCTCATCAATGAGCATCTGGTCGCCAATTTCGCATCTTTCATGCTCCTAGCTTTTAACGCTACTCGAAGCAATGTCGAAGCCTTCAATATGATCAATATCCTTCGTCAATGGATTGTGGTCTTTTTTGGAAATTGGCTCGGAGCCGGTCTCTTTATCGGTATCGCCTACGCTTGGCTCAATCAAACCAAAACCAACCATATTGAGCAGTAAGCCTACCACAAAAACAGCCAAGATAAACCACGTCCTAAACATTTAAGGATTGTGGTCTGCTTATCTTGGCTGTTTATTTTTCTATATATTATTCAAACACAAACTGGTTGTGGTAGAGTTCGGCGTAGAAGCCGCCCTGTTTGAGGAGCTGGCTGTGGTTGCCTTGCTCAATCACTTTTCCGTCTTTGAGGACGATGATTTCGTCCGCATTGAGGATGG
Encoded here:
- a CDS encoding NAD(P)H-dependent oxidoreductase produces the protein MKFVGIVGSNADQSYNRMLLQFIQRHFKVKFELELLEIKDVPMFNQDEDQSDCFAIQYLYNKITRADGVIIATPEHNHTITPALKSTLEWLSFNLHPFENKPVMIIGASYYDQGTSRAQVHLRKILDAPGVNAYTLPGNEFLLGKAKEAFDDKGNIINEGTVKFLESCLDNFIKYVGVVSKLKKPKPIAPEDLDCGKPIATTITGVDPDDPDWLEKASKLVNAVEGDTYVKLDNGLLTVNQLNMFLNAMPFELTYADDNNQFLYYNNSHQEPDTMLGKRVLAQVGNRLSTVHGTLPPARMKNVEWVVGTLRNGNQEYVRTIVPGTPAEIINTHNYQAMYYPDGSYAGINEIIFNFKPWLDWYLEATGQRLVGGSGTAAAPAHVDATSGASDAGSAPATSTPTDADSGASAH
- a CDS encoding formate transporter, with product MSPFQEKISAAVSKKEALFDESLGRYALRSMYAGAYLTMSTAVGIIGADVIASQFPSLSRFVFTFIFAIGLVFVLIFGGELATSNMMYLTTGAYYKQISWKKVTLMLLYCTFFNFVGATILAWLFNQSFSYLNLSDKSFVVNAVTIKLGKSDWSNFIEGITANMFVNMAILGFMLIKEQSAKFFVIISSIFMFVFLINEHLVANFASFMLLAFNATRSNVEAFNMINILRQWIVVFFGNWLGAGLFIGIAYAWLNQTKTNHIEQ